A genomic stretch from Ooceraea biroi isolate clonal line C1 chromosome 3, Obir_v5.4, whole genome shotgun sequence includes:
- the LOC105276900 gene encoding fatty acid synthase produces the protein MPVPKSKFPKLASTPGEEIVISGIAGRYPDSDNVELLKNNLFNKVDLVTDDDRRWRFDHAEIPQRLGKINNVGKFDALFFGVHFKQAHTLDPMCRMLLEHAYEAVIDAGINPRQLRGSRTGVFIGTCFSESEKTWFYEKLQVNGFGITGCSRAMLANRISYWLGIHGPSYTLDSACSSSLYALENAYRSILDGQCDSAIVGGSNLCLHPYVSLQYSRLGVLSSDGTCKCFDASANGYVRSEAICVLFLQKAKDAKRIYSTVVHSKTNCDGFKEQGITFPSSVMQSALLRDCYEESGMSPSSVSYVECHATGTKVGDPEELNTIENIFVKDRTTPLLIGSVKSNIGHTEPVSGLCQITKVVIAMETGTIPPNLHYKTPLKGMKSLEDGRLKVVTDTTPWEGGYVGINSFGFGGANCHVILKSHTKAKINNGAKTDDLPRLVVVSGRTEESVKVFLNDVERHANDVEYVRLLHDIHADDIQGHLYRGHTIIGSKTAEKPIRQIDNFSGTTRPIWFVFSGMGSQWPGMGIELMRFPVFAQAIQKCDAVLRPRGVDLMNILTNKDKSMFDNILNSFVGIAAVQIGLVDLLTSIGIVPDNIIGHSVGELGCAYADGCFTAEQMILSAYSRGLASIESELIFGSMAAIGLGYEDIKNMCPSDIEVACHNAADSSTISGPAESLKKFVAQLQANKVFAKEVNCSNIAYHSRYIAPAGPKLLTYLTEVIPEPKPRSRKWVSTSVPRNKWFTASAKLSSAEYHTNNLLSPVLFEETARMIPKDAVTIEIAPHGLLQAILRRSLGSGVTNIPLTQRGHKDNAEVFLQAIGKLYNTGLQPDIAKLYPPIEYPVSRGTPMISPSIRWEHSDDWYVTSFKTQKKVTSGERIVTISPKNEDHVYMTNHVLDGKNLIPAVAYLGMVWETMALLQAEAHTNLSVVFEDLTFMRATHFPKEGETQLTVMVQKGTGKFEVSEDDIAIVSGLIRVTPNPPSEKVSPALLPEDTDEEEVMNTEDIYKEFRLRGYQYAGPFCSLKSTSISMTKGHLAWTGNWVTFIDGMLQLMLLGMDTRDLYLVTRIQKIVIDTKLHQQEVQKLHSVDRQLPVRVYKDWNIAMSGGVEIRALVSTAIPRQLMHADPILENHKFVAHRDGAQVSLQEAMRLSTHIALECLQTAHMKAIELIDNSDKVAVNELASPILIEILNDTPIVQANVCLASNRFAMGELPSDLTRVDIRRVSKDAALVVGIELLTKSKNDQLQQVVSILRNGGFVLTREKSPKPDNLSALSKYHLDIILEKSTGKENIILLKKKEMIRKTEVVYIKNNEFSWLKKLNSVMNAESKNTENVRILLVGEGDYECGLLGFVNSLRREPGGEIIRSVLIQDSKAPAFSPQNSFYSEQIQLDLPINVLRPGKVWGSYRQLPLPSQKAKPVQHAFVKQLVRNDLSSLNWVEGPIRPSNNQQGLVNIVYSSLNFKDIMLTTGKLIVNSNERRDRFDEIAIGLDFAGVDAAGRRVMGICENRGMANVIVADKDLCWYVPDNWSLEDAATVPCVYATCYYALYINGEMKKDHKVLIHSGAGGIGQAAIHLALHEGCEVFTTVGTPEKRKFIREKFPSIPDDHIGNSNDTSFEQMILQRTQGQGVNLILNSLAEEKLQASVRCVTKNGRFLEIGKFDLAQNNVLGMMVFLKEISFHGIILDNVHSYPQEKMELSNLLAEGLKSGAVKPLVRTVFEREELTTAFRYMTTRKHVGKIILKICDEKNIGKPVLALPRYYCDSKKSYLLLGGLGGVGLELADWLILRGARNLVLTSRTGVKTGYQRSRIDRWKSYGVNVLIVTGADASNHKDCEFILKSAEKQAPVDAIFNLIASLRDNILKNQTAESFEQSFKEKAWSTKRMDELSRKLCPQLRHFVAFSSLFCSRGNPGQTNYNMANSVMERICEERVADGLPGLAIEFGTIDEVGIVNNMQASNKELIINGVQQQRISSCLEKLEEFLLQDQTVVSSMVVAKKDTSTCATNIVETVANIMAVRDIQTVSQHTSLAELGMDSIMSVEIKQSLERDFDMFLTARDIRNLTFAKLAEMRSKDVEETQEQGKGQETEVFDMHLLIRKVNDENITPEVCMELPTRKDSRKVDVFLLPGIEGCGHIFNALAPKIRPRVTCLQYGANNIKSTLTSIPEYADYLLQYVLPIAKQKRMFSLVGYSYGALIALELAKRLEDHNLNGRLVLIDGAPQLLKAMIEQFMPSSTQEELQNNVLLSIMDMLQPGVSGKLLLALEKCANWEKKLDSFISHIPRDSVPLSVENQRALCTTIYRHVVALKNYDPSALQLRTPITLLKPTKPSVPLALEEDYGLRKITRDKVEVHYIEGNHVTMVDSDTVVTVIGGDPIEDPKLFKKLILEDRPLEEEDHEERTRT, from the exons ATGCCTGTGCCTAAATCAAAGTTCCCCAAATTAGCCAGCACACCTGGCGAGGAAATCGTTATTTCTGGCATAGCTGGTAGATATCCGGATTCTGACAATGTAGAACTGCTCAAGAATAATCTGTTCAACAAGGTCGACTTGGTTACGGATGATGATCGTCGATGGAGATTTG ATCATGCGGAAATTCCTCAGCGACTCGGAAAAATCAATAATGTCGGCAAATTCGATGCGCTATTCTTTGGAGTACATTTTAAACAGGCGCACACGTTGGACCCGATGTGCAGGATGTTACTGGAGCATGCTTATGAGGCCGTCATCGATGCGGGAATTAATCCGAGGCAGTTACGTGGATCGCGAACTGGTGTTTTTATAGGCACATGTTTCTCTGAATCTGAGAAGACTTGGTTCTATGAGAAGTTGCAG GTAAACGGCTTCGGTATTACCGGATGCAGCAGGGCTATGCTGGCAAACAGGATTTCTTACTGGCTGGGAATACATGGACCGTCATACACCCTGGATAGCGCCTGCAGCTCAAGTCTCTACGCCCTGGAGAATGCTTATCGGTCCATACTAGACGGACAGTGCGACTCTGCCATCGTGGGTGGATCAAATCTGTGTCTTCACCCTTATGTATCGCTGCAATACTCTCGTCTTG GAGTTTTATCGTCCGATGGCACGTGCAAGTGCTTTGATGCCAGTGCAAACGGCTATGTCCGTAGCGAAGCGATTTGCGTCCTGTTTCTGCAAAAGGCGAAGGACGCAAAGAGAATTTATTCTACGGTCGTCCATAGTAAGACGAATTGCGACGGTTTCAAGGAGCAAGGCATTACGTTTCCATCAAGCGTAATGCAGAGCGCTCTGCTACGCGATTGCTACGAAGAAAGCGGTATGTCGCCAAGCAGCGTGTCTTACGTAGAATGTCACGCGACTGGCACCAAAGTCGGTGATCCCGAAGAATTAAACACgatcgaaaatattttcgttaaaGACAGAACCACTCCCCTGCTGATTGGTTCTGTTAAGTCGAATATTGGCCACACCGAGCCCGTCAGCGGTCTTTGTCAAATCACAAAG GTGGTGATAGCAATGGAGACCGGTACGATTCCACCTAATTTACATTACAAGACGCCATTAAAAGGCATGAAATCTCTCGAGGATGGTAGACTCAAAGTCGTTACCGATACGACGCCTTGGGAAGGTGGCTACGTGGGTATTAATTCCTTCGGTTTTGGCGGAGCCAATTGTcacgtaatattaaaatccCATACGAAAGCGAAGATCAATAATGGCGCCAAGACTGACGATTTACCTAGACTTGTGGTGGTGTCTGGTCGTACTGAAGAATCTGtcaaagtatttttaaatgat GTCGAGAGACATGCAAATGATGTCGAGTATGTCCGTTTACTGCATGATATTCATGCTGATGATATCCAAGGACATTTGTATCGGGGACATACGATAATCGGTTCGAAGACAGCAGAGAAACCCATAAGGCAAATAGATAATTTTTCAGGAACGACGAGACCGATCTGGTTCGTATTTTCCGGAATGGGATCGCAATGGCCTGGCATGG gtaTCGAGTTGATGAGATTTCCTGTCTTCGCTCAAGCCATTCAGAAATGTGATGCTGTCTTACGGCCGCGTGGTGTGGAccttatgaatattttaacgaACAAGGATAAATCTATGTTCGACAATATTCTGAACTCCTTCGTGGGCATCGCGGCAGTACAG ATTGGTCTGGTCGATCTCTTGACGTCGATAGGCATCGTGCCGGATAATATCATTGGCCATTCTGTCGGAGAACTTGGCTGCGCCTACGCGGACGGTTGCTTCACTGCCGAGCAGATGATCCTGTCAGCATACTCGAGAGGTTTAGCGTCTATCGAAAGTGAGTTGATTTTCGGTTCGATGGCAGCCATCGGTCTTGGTTACGAAGATATCAAAAATATGTGCCCATCGGACATCGAGGTCGCCTGCCACAATGCTGCGGACAGCAGTACTATCAGTGGGCCCGCGGAATCTCTGAAGAAATTCGTCGCACAATTACAG GCTAACAAAGTCTTCGCGAAGGAAGTGAACTGCAGCAACATAGCTTACCACAGTCGTTACATCGCGCCCGCTGGACCGAAACTCTTGACTTACTTAACTGAAGTAATCCCCGAGCCGAAGCCACGCAGCCGGAAATGGGTGAGCACGTCCGTTCCTCGCAACAAGTGGTTCACCGCGTCTGCCAAGCTGTCGTCCGCCGAGTATCACACCAACAATCTTTTGAGCCCCGTATTATTCGAGGAAACGGCACGCATGATTCCCAAGGACGCAGTGACCATCGAAATCGCGCCTCACGGTCTTCTGCAAGCCATCCTGAGACGATCCCTTGGCTCAGGCGTCACCAACATTCCGCTCACCCAGCGCGGCCACAAGGACAATGCGGAGGTCTTCTTGCAAGCGATCGGCAAGCTTTACAACACTGGATTGCAACCAGACATTGCTAAACTCTATCCGCCTATCGAATATCCGGTTAGCCGCGGTACCCCGATGATCTCTCCTTCTATTAG ATGGGAACACTCTGATGATTGGTACGTCACGTCGTTCAAAACGCAAAAGAAAGTCACTTCCGGTGAGAGAATCGTTACTATCTCGCCGAAGAATGAAGACCATGTATATATGACCAATCATGTCCTCGACGGAAAGAATTTGATACCCGCCGTAGCGTATCTTGGCATGGTCTGGGAAACGATGGCTCTGCTGCAAGCAGAGGCACACACGAACCTGTCGGTTGTCTTCGAGGATCTCACTTTCATGCGTGCCACGCATTTTCCGAAAGAAGGCGAAACCCAACTAACGGTGATGGTTCAGAAAG GTACTGGAAAATTCGAAGTGTCGGAAGACGACATTGCGATTGTAAGCGGATTAATTCGCGTCACGCCGAATCCCCCTTCAGAAAAGGTGTCGCCCGCACTTTTGCCAGAAGATACCGACGAGGAGGAAGTAATGAACACTGAAGACATTTACAAGGAGTTCAGACTACGCGGTTATCAGTATGCGGGTCCCTTCTGCTCCTTGAAGAGCACGTCGATTTCAATGACAAAAGGACACCTCGCTTGGACAGGTAACTGGGTGACGTTTATCGATGGCATGCTGCAGCTGATGCTTCTGGGAATGGACACGAGAGATCTCTACCTAGTCACGAGAATACAAAAGATTGTGATTGACACTAAGCTTCATCAGCAAGAGGTTCAAAAGCTTCATTCGGTAGATAGAC AACTTCCCGTACGTGTCTACAAAGACTGGAATATAGCTATGTCAGGCGGAGTTGAAATTCGAGCTCTCGTATCTACAGCCATACCTCGTCAACTAATGCATGCTGACCCGATCCTCGAAAACCACAAATTCGTAGCGCACCGCGACGGAGCGCAGGTTTCCCTGCAAGAAGCAATGAGATTGTCGACGCACATCGCGCTTGAATGTCTTCAAACCGCCCACATGAAAGCCATCGAATTGATTGACAATTCTGATAAGGTGGCAGTGAACGAGTTGGCGTCACCTATCCTCATCGAGATCTTAAATGATACACCTATCGTTCAGGCGAACGTGTGTCTAGCATCAAATCGGTTTGCCATGGGCGAGTTACCTTCAGATCTGACTCGCGTAGATATAAGGAGAGTATCAAAAGATGCGGCACTGGTTGTCGGTATCGAGCTCCTTACGAAGAGCAAGAATGACCAACTGCAGCAGGTTGTGTCAATACTGAGGAACGGTGGTTTCGTCTTGACGCGAGAGAAATCGCCCAAGCCTGACAATCTCTCGGCACTTTCAAAATATCATTTAGACATAATCctagaaaagagtactggcaAGGAGAACATTATACttttaaagaagaaagagatgaTCAGGAAAACAGAAGTagtttatattaagaacaatGAATTCAGCTGGCTGAAAAAGTTAAATTCTGTTATGAATGCGGAAAGTAAAAATACGGAGAATGTGAGAATATTACTCGTTGGCGAGGGCGACTACGAGTGCGGCTTGCTAGGCTTCGTGAACAGCCTGAGAAGAGAACCAGGCGGAGAGATCATTCGAAGCGTCTTGATACAAGACAGCAAGGCTCCTGCGTTTTCTCCGCAGAATTCTTTCTATTCGGAACAGATTCAGCTGGATTTGCCTATCAATGTATTGCGGCCGGGCAAAGTATGGGGTTCTTACAGACAGCTACCGCTACCGAGCCAGAAAGCAAAACCTGTCCAGCACGCGTTTGTTAAGCAATtg GTCCGCAACGATTTGAGCTCGCTTAATTGGGTCGAAGGTCCCATACGTCCCAGTAATAATCAACAGGGTCTAGTCAATATTGTCTACTCGTCTCTCAACTTTAAAGATATCATGTTGACTACGGGAAAGCTTATTGTGAATTCAAACGAGAGACGCGATCGATTTGACGAGATAGCGATTGGCTTGGACTTTGCTGGCGTTGACGCAGCTGGTCGTCGTGTAATGGGGATTTGTGAGAACAG AGGCATGGCAAACGTTATCGTAGCCGATAAAGACTTATGCTGGTACGTGCCTGACAATTGGTCGTTGGAGGACGCAGCTACCGTGCCGTGCGTATACGCTACGTGCTACTACGCGCTGTACATCAACGGCGAGATGAAGAAGGACCACAAGGTGCTAATACACTCCGGTGCCGGTGGCATCGGCCAAGCGGCGATACATCTCGCTCTTCATGAGGGTTGCGAGGTGTTCACCACCGTGGGCACGCCTGAGAAACGAAAATTCATACGCGAGAAGTTCCCGTCGATCCCGGATGACCACATAGGTAATTCGAACGACACCTCCTTTGAACAAATGATACTTCAGCGAACACAAGGCCAAGGGGTGAACCTTATTCTGAACTCGTTGGCCGAGGAGAAACTTCAGGCGTCAGTTCGCTGTGTGACGAAGAACGGTCGTTTCTTGGAGATTGGCAAGTTCGATCTTGCCCAGAACAATGTTCTGGGAATGATGGTATTCCTTAAGGAGATCAGTTTCCATGGAATTATATTGGATAATGTGCATTCCTATCCGCAAGAGAAGATGGAACTGAGTAATCTTTTGGCTGAGGGTCTTAAGAGTGGAGCTGTTAAGCCGCTTGTCAGAACAGTTTTTGAACGAGAGGAGCTAACAACGGCCTTCAGATACATGACGACCAGGAAGCACGTAGGCAag ATAATATTGAAGATCTGCGATGAGAAGAATATTGGGAAGCCTGTTCTCGCTTTACCTCGATATTACTGCGACAGCAAGAAAAGTTATCTTCTTCTGGGTGGGCTAGGTGGTGTCGGATTGGAATTAGCTGACTGGCTAATACTGCGAGGCGCCAGAAATCTGGTGTTAACGTCGAGGACGGGAGTGAAGACTGGTTACCAGCGTTCGAGGATCGACCGATGGAAGTCTTATGGCGTGAACGTGCTCATCGTCACGGGCGCCGACGCCTCGAACCACAAGGATTGcgaatttatattgaaatccGCAGAGAAGCAGGCTCCGGTTGATGCTATTTTCAATCTCATTGCATCGCTCAGAGATAACATCTTGAAGAATCAAACGGCGGAATCATTCGAACAGTCCTTCAAGGAGAAGGCTTGGTCGACAAAGCGAATGGACGAATTATCCAGAAAGCTGTGCCCGCAACTTCGACATTTCGTAGCGTTCTCCTCACTCTTTTGCAGTAGAGGAAATCCTGGACAGACGAATTATAATATGGCTAATTCAGTGATGGAGAGAATCTGCGAAGAAAGAGTGGCGGACGGTTTACCAGGATTGGCCATTGAATTTGGTACGATTGATGAAGTTGGTATTGTTAACAACATGCAAGCCAGCAACAAGGAACTCATTATTAACGGTGTTCAACAACAGAGAATTTCCTCCTGCCTTGAAAAGTTGGAGGAATTTTTGTTGCAAGATCAGACGGTAGTGTCTAGCATGGTGGTGGCTAAGAAGGACACGAGCACTTGTGCTACCAATATTGTCGAGACTGTAGCGAATATTATgg CTGTGAGGGATATACAAACCGTGTCTCAGCATACATCACTGGCTGAACTTGGAATGGATTCGATAATGTCTGTGGAGATTAAACAGTCGTTAGAACGAGACTTTGATATGTTCCTTACCGCGCGAGATATCCGCAATTTGACCTTCGCTAAACTGGCGGAGATGCGCAGTAAGGATGTAGAAGAGACGCAAGAGCAAGGCAAGGGACAAGAGACTGAAGTATTCGACATGCACCTGTTGATCCGAAAAGTGAATGACGAAAATATAACTCCCGAAGTCTGCATGGAACTCCCGACTAGGAAGGATTCGCGCAAGGTCGACGTGTTCTTGTTACCGGGAATAGAAGGTTGCGGACACATATTTAATGCATTGGCTCCGAAAATTAGACCTCGAGTAACGTGCTTGCAATATGGAGCGAACAATATCAAGTCCACCCTAACGTCCATACCGGAATATGCCGATTACCTTTTACAG TACGTTTTACCAATAGCGAAACAGAAAAGAATGTTCTCCTTAGTTGGATACTCTTATGGCGCATTGATCGCTCTCGAATTAGCGAAAAGATTGGAAGATCATAACTTGAATGGCCGATTAGTGCTGATTGATGGTGCTCCTCAGTTACTAAAAGCAATGATAGAGCAATTCATGCCATCTTCCACGCAGGAAGAGCTTCAAAACAACGTTTTGCTCAGCATTATGGATATGTTACAACCCGGTGTGAGCGGAAAG CTACTTCTAGCTCTCGAGAAATGCGCGAATTGGGAAAAGAAATTAGATAGCTTCATTTCGCATATTCCTCGTGACAGTGTGCCGCTTTCCGTCGAGAATCAGAGAGCGCTGTGCACAACGATTTACAGACACGTTGTCGctctcaaaaattatgatcCTTCGGCTTTACAATTACGAACGCCCATAACACTTTTGAAACCTACGAAACCATCTGTCCCCTTGGCCTTGGAAGAAGACTATGGTCTACGCAAG ATCACGCGAGACAAAGTGGAAGTGCATTACATCGAAGGCAATCACGTTACAATGGTAGACAGTGACACAGTTGTAACCGTGATCGGTGGAGACCCAATCGAGGATCCTAAACTATTTAAGAAGCTTATACTGGAAGACAGACCACTTGAAGAGGAAGACCACGAGGAGCGCACGAGGACTTGA
- the LOC105276897 gene encoding uncharacterized protein LOC105276897: MTNTMDSAHLCTPQSIFQQMNQQSSQQQQVGPWAQIPQVPPISIPWRAPCSHQQELIRFTGDTNSALHTIQQAQKRKLETQDFVDVRQRKQFITAEKMTAHFKGLHISGNHDEPKSSPSTGREGADMDVEVVNATKGEQTNDAHPRLVLSEELKRLKPILPSTFLSKLERRCMALVLWEPPSKHLRVLPTRDTPTPIPSTSNNNNNNNNNNDATPDLNNVSPPFEAMEL; the protein is encoded by the exons ATGACG AACACCATGGATAGTGCGCATTTGTGCACACCACAGTCGATCTTTCAGCAGATGAACCAACAGAGCTCGCAGCAGCAACAAGTTGGGCCTTGGGCACAGATACCGCAAGTACCGCCGATAAGTATCCCATGGAGGGCACCTTGCTCGCACCAACAAGAGTTGATCAGGTTCACTGGGGACACCAATTCTGCCTTACACACCATTCAACAAGCGCAGAAACGAAAGTTGGAAACTCAGGATTTCGTAGATGT GCGCCAGAGGAAACAGTTTATAACAGCGGAGAAGATGACTGCACATTTTAAAGGTCTGCATATTAGTGGCAATCATGATGAACCTAAGAGCTCACCCTCGACAGGGCGTGAGGGAGCGGATATGGATGTTGAAGTGGTGAACGCGACGAAAGGCGAACAAACAAACGATGCACATCCGAGATTGGTTCTTTCAGAGGAACTCAAGCGACTGAAGCCTATTCTGCCATCAACTTTTCTATCTAAATT agaAAGACGATGCATGGCTCTGGTTCTTTGGGAACCGCCTAGCAAACATCTTCGCGTCCTTCCGACGAGAGACACTCCCACGCCAATTCCAAGTACAtcgaacaataataataacaataacaacaataacGATGCTACTCCcgatttaaataatgtatcgcCCCCGTTTGAGGCAATGGAATTATGA